In the genome of Nocardioides seonyuensis, one region contains:
- a CDS encoding NADPH-dependent FMN reductase, translating into MTYQVGYFVGSLSSTSINRTLSEALIGLAPKDLEFSEIPIADLPLYSPDFDADYPPEAQALKQAIGESDAILFVTPEYNRSIPGALKNAIDWASRPWGQNSFDHMPAGVIGASVGQIGTAVAQQSLRAVLSFCNARQMTAPEAYIHFKPEVFAGGEVSDEETAEFLRSYLEEFRDHVERVLTVLPRSDPDRHD; encoded by the coding sequence ATGACCTACCAAGTCGGCTACTTCGTCGGCAGCCTCTCGTCGACCTCGATCAACCGCACGCTCAGCGAGGCGCTCATCGGCCTCGCGCCCAAGGACCTCGAGTTCAGCGAGATCCCCATCGCCGACCTGCCTCTCTACAGCCCCGACTTCGACGCGGACTACCCGCCCGAGGCGCAGGCGCTCAAGCAGGCCATCGGCGAATCCGACGCCATCCTGTTCGTGACCCCGGAGTACAACCGGTCCATCCCCGGGGCCCTGAAGAACGCCATCGACTGGGCCTCGCGGCCGTGGGGGCAGAACTCCTTCGACCACATGCCGGCGGGCGTCATCGGTGCCTCGGTCGGCCAGATCGGCACCGCGGTCGCGCAGCAGAGCCTGCGAGCGGTGCTGAGCTTCTGCAACGCCAGGCAGATGACCGCGCCGGAGGCCTACATCCACTTCAAGCCCGAGGTCTTCGCCGGCGGCGAGGTCTCCGACGAGGAGACCGCCGAGTTCCTGCGCAGCTACCTCGAGGAGTTCCGCGACCACGTCGAGCGCGTGCTCACCGTGCTGCCGCGCAGCGATCCCGACCGCCACGACTGA